One genomic window of Medicago truncatula cultivar Jemalong A17 chromosome 1, MtrunA17r5.0-ANR, whole genome shotgun sequence includes the following:
- the LOC11433272 gene encoding 29 kDa ribonucleoprotein A, chloroplastic, producing the protein MSTSATSLVLPSLFTKNSPQCFSSLPSLSLNPNFKPFSFSSVSLRPSLSISHRFISRVAVSSEFDQEEDTFDDGDDTPSYSPNQRLFVGNLPFSVDSAQLAEIFENAGDVEMVEVIYDKSTGRSRGFGFVTMSSAAEVEAAAQQLNGYVVDGRELRVNAGPPPPPRSENSRFGENPRFGGDRPRGPPRGGSSDGDNRVHVGNLAWGVDNLALESLFGEQGQVLEAKVIYDRESGRSRGFGFVTFSSADEVDSAIRTLDGADLNGRAIRVSPADSRPKRQF; encoded by the exons ATGTCTACCTCTGCAACATCCTTAGTACTTCCATCTCTCTTCACCAAAAACTCCCCTCAATGTTTCTCTTCACTCCCTTCTCTTTCCCTCAACCCTAATTTCAAAcccttttccttttcctctGTTTCTCTTCGTCCATCTTTGTCTATTTCCCATCGTTTCATTTCTCGTGTCGCTGTTTCTTCTGAATTTGACCAGGAAGAAGATACctttgatgatggtgatgatacCCCTAGTTATTCTCCTAACCAGAGGTTGTTTGTTGGTAACCTTCCTTTCAGTGTTGACAGTGCTCAACTTGCTGAGATTTTTGAAAACGCTGGGGATGTTGAAATGGTCGAG GTGATTTATGATAAGAGTACTGGAAGAAGCAGAGGATTTGGTTTTGTTACTATGTCTTCTGCAGCTGAAGTTGAAGCGGCTGCTCAGCAGTTGAATGGCTAT gTGGTGGATGGAAGAGAATTGAGAGTGAATGCTggaccaccacctcctcctcgTAGTGAGAACTCCCGTTTTGGTGAGAATCCTCGTTTTGGTGGTGATCGTCCAAGAGGTCCTCCAAGAGGTGGTTCTTCAGATGGTGACAACCGTGTTCATGTTGGTAACCTTGCTTGGGGTGTTGACAACTTGGCACTTGAGTCATTGTTTGGTGAACAAGGACAGGTTTTGGAAGCAAAGGTAATCTATGACAGGGAAAGTGGAAGATCTAGAGGATTTGGCTTTGTGACTTTCAGTAGCGCTGATGAGGTCGACAGTGCTATTCGAACCTTAGATGGCGCG gactTGAATGGCAGAGCTATCCGAGTCTCACCGGCAGATAGTAGACCAAAGCGTCAATTTTGA